One Baekduia alba genomic window, TCTCGATCTCCTGCTCGTAGGGCCCCACGCGCACGCGGCCCTTGACGCAGACGATCAGCTCCTCGGTCCCGGCCAGGTGCGTGTCGGTCCGCTGGTCGGTGCCGCGCGGCAGCTCGATGTCGTACATCTCGCTGCGGTGCTCGTGGCCGGCGACGTGCAGGAGCCACGCGTCCATGCCGCCCTCGGAGGGGATCGGCTCACCCGAGCGGGCCGGGATCGCCCGCGCGCGCGGGCCGGTGGGCGGGCTGATCAGCGAGCCGAGCGGGACGTCGAGCGCGCGCGAGACCCGCCACAGCGTCTCGATCGACGGGTTGCCCTCGCCGCGCTCGATGCGCGCGAGGATCGTCTTGGAGAGGCCCGCGGCGCGGCCGAGGTCGCCCAGCGACCAGCGCTGCGTCAGGCGCAGCTCGCGGACGGCGCCGCCGATGCGGCCGGCCAGGGCGTCGAGGTCGTCGTCGGGCGGGGCGGCGGTGGCATCCATGGTTGTCGATCGGCAACTCTAGTGCACACCTCGCGCTTCGGCCAGGTCACCGGCGGATCCGCCCGCCGGGTCGCCGCGCGGATCGTCGCGGCGACCAGCTCCGGTCGTCGAGCATGGGACGTGGCCGAGGCCGTCGACCGTGGTGTGACGTGCTCGATCCGGGCGGGCGCGCCGGATCGCCGGGCGCCCGCCGCTGTGGCCCAGCGCGGTCGGCGTGACGACGGCGACGTCCAGCTCCAGCAGCGGCCGGACGCGGTGTGCCAGGCGCGCGCTCATCGTGACGCCGTGCAACACGACGAGGGGCTCGCGCGGCATGGCGCGCGAATCTCCCGGCGCCCTGCGATGCTGCGGGCCGATGACCACCGTGCGCGAGGCGGCGTTCGCGTTCTTCCGCGAGCGCGGGATGACGACCATCTTCGGCAACCCCGGCTCGACCGAGCTGCCGATGCTCGCGGACTTCCCGCCGGACTTCACGTACGTCTTGGGGTTGCAGGAGGCGGTCGTCGTCGGGATGGCCGACGGCTACGCGCAGGCCTCCGGGCGCGTCGCGCACGTCAACCTGCACACCGCCCCCGGCGTCGGGAACGCGATGGGCGCGCTCTTCAACGCGCAGGCCAACAAGGCGCCGCTGCTCGTCACGGCCGGCCAGCAGGTCCGGCCGTACCTGACGATGCAGGCCAACCTGACCAACGTCCGCGCGGTCGAGGTGCCCCAGCCGTACGTGAAGTGGTCGTTCGAGCCGCCGCGGGCGGTCGACGTGCCGGCGGCGCTGGCGCGGGCGACGCACATCGCCTCGCTGCCGCCGGCGGGGCCGGCGTTCGTGTCGCTGCCGATGGACGACTGGGGCGCGGAGGTCGACGACGGCGCGACGCGGCTGGCGCTGGGGCGCGCCGTCTGCGGCCGCGCCGTGGCCGACCCTGCCGCCGTCGCCGCCCTCGCCGCCCGCCTGGCCGCCGCCTCGGCGCCGGTCGTGGTCGCGGGGCCGGGGATCGACGCGGCCGGCGGGTGGGACCAGGCGGTGGCGTTGGCCGAGCGCCTGTCGCTGCCGGTCTGGGCGTCGCCCGCGCCCGGCGGCGGGCGGCTCGGCTTCCCCGAGGGGCACGCGCTGTTCCGCGGCGTGCTGCCGCCGGCGATCGGGCCGGCCGGGCAGGTGCTCGGCGAGTACGACCTGGTGCTGGTCGTCGGGTCCTCGGTCTTCCCGTACTACCCGCACATCCCGGGCCCGGCCCTCGGCGACGGGACCGAGTTGGTGGCGTTGACCAACGACCCCGACGAGGCGGCGCGCGCGCCGATGGGCGACGCGATCGTGGCCGACATCGCGCTGACGCTGGACGCGCTGCTGGCGGCGGTGGACGGCGTGTCGGTCACGCGCATCCCGCCACCGCCGCTCGACCCTCCGCCGCCGGCCGGCGACGCCGACCCGGCCACCGGGCTGATGGACGCCGGCGACGTGCACGGCGTCCTGGCCGCGGTGCTGCCCGACGACGCGATCGTCGTCCTGGAGTCGCCGTCGAGCACGCTGGCGCTGCGCAACCGCCTGCGGCTGTCGCGGCCGGGGTCGTACTACTTCGGCGCGGCGGGCGGGCTCGGCTTCGGGCTCGCGGCGGCGCTCGGGGTGCAGCTCGCGGCGCCGTCCCGACCGGTCGTGTGCGTCCTGGGCGAGGGCTCGGCGCAGTACGCGATCACCGGGTTCTGGACGGCCAAGGCCTACGGGTTGCCGGTGACGTTCCTCGTCCTGCGCAACGGCGAGTACTCCATCTTGAAGTGGTTCTCGGGGCTCGAAGGGCTGTCGGGGGCGCCGGGGCTGGACCTGCCGGCGCTGGACGTCGCGGCGACGGCGGCCAGCTACGGGGTGCCGGGCGTGAAGGTGTCGGGGCGCGACGAGCTGCGGGCGGCGCTGGAAGCCGCGCTGGCCGACGAGGACGGGCCGCGGCTCGTCGAGGTCGGCGTCCGGCCGGGAATGGCGTTGGTGTAGGTGATGGGCGCGTCGTGGCGGCTCTGGCCCGGTCGGGTCGAGGCGTGGGCCGGCGGCCGGCTGGCGCGGCTGCTGCTGGCGCTGCCCGACGCGGCGCTGCGGCGGCTGGCCGGCACGCCGCCGCCCGCGGCGGCCGGGCTGCACCCGCAGGCGTGGCTGATCGCGCGGCTCGTGGCGATCGGACCAGATCGGATGAGCGACGAGGCGCCGGTGGTCGAGCAGCGGCGGCGGCTGGCGCTGCAGGCGCGGGCGCTCGGGGTCCGGACGGCGGGGCTGTCGGTCAGCGACCACGTCGCCGACGGCGTGCCCACCCGGCTCTACGTGCCCGAGACCGCCGGGGAGGACACCCCGTTGTTGGTGTACTACCACGGCGGCGGCTGGGTCCAGGGGTCGGTCGCGACCCACGACGCGAGCTGCCGGCTGCTGGCCGCGCTGAGCGGCGTGCGCGTGTTGTCGGTGGACTACCGGCTGGCGCCCGAGCATCCGTACCCGGCGGCCGTCGAGGACGCGATCACGGCATACCGGTGGGCGGCGCAGCGGTACGGCGGACGGTTGGCGGTCGGCGGCGACAGCGCGGGCGGGAACCTCGCGGCGGTCGTCGCGCTGACCGCCCGCGACGACGACGAGCTGCCCGACGCCGCGTTCCAGTTGTTGTTGTACCCGGTCACCGACGTGGCGGCGAAGTCGGCGTCCTACGCCACGTACGCGCGCGGGTTCGTGCTGACCGAGCCCGGGATGGACTGGTTCACGGGCAAGTACCTGCCGGAGGTGGCGCGCCGCTACGAGTGGCGGGCGTCGCCGCTGCGGGCGCCGGACCTCACCGGGCTGCCGCCCGCCTACGTGGCGACCTGCCTGCCCGACGTCCTGCGCGACGAGGGCGAGGCCTACGCCGCACGGCTGCGCGCGGCGGGCGTGCCGGTCGCGACGCAGCGCCACGCGCAGGTCCACGGCTTCTTCAACATGAGCGGGGCCCGGAGCAGCCGCGCGGCCATTGGTCAGATCGCCGGCGCGCTCCGCCAGGGCCTCGCGTCGACCTGAGCCGGCGTCGCCACCGACAGGTACCCTGTAGACGAGAGATGCCCGCCCGCCCGCCCGCACGCCCGAAGACCGTTGGTCCCGACCACGTGCCGTGCATGGAGCTCACCGAAGGCGAGGCCCGCTACCTGCTCGCCCTCCGCGACCTCAACTCCGCGGGCGTGCCGCCCTCCCAGGCCGCGGTCGCCCGCAAGGTCGGCGTCTCACACCCGACGGCGCTGGAGATGATCCGCCGCCTCCGCGCGCTGGACCTCGTCGCACCCGACGCCCTCACGCTGACGGCCAACGGCACCTCCGCCGCCCTGGTCCTGACCTCCCGCCGCCACGCCGCCCGCGTCCTCGCCCAGGAAGTCCTCGGCCTCGACGACGAGCAGGCCAACGCCGAAGCCGAAGCCTTGGCCACCAGCCTCTCCCCCGTCCTCGCCCGCCGCCTCGTCGCCTGGCGCACGCGCCGCGACAACGGCGAGGCCTAGCACCCCACGCCGGCGGAGCCGGCGACCCTCGCACCACCAGGGTGGACCACGCGCCGGTGCGAGAGCGGTGGCGGCGACCCGAGGCCGACTGCGGCCAAGGGCGGTGGCGGCGCCGGCGGGTGCGAAGGCGCGTCTGCCGGGCGTGGCGGAGCGCAGCGGCGGCAGCAGCACCGGGCGGCCGAGCGTCGGTGGCCCGCTCGCCGGGGAAGATGAGATCGGTTCTCGCTTATACTGGCCGCCCAGTGCCCGCCCCATTCGACCTGCCGTTCGTCCAGCGCGCCGTCGTGGAGATCGTTCTCCTCGCGGTCGGTTCGGGGATCCTCGGCACGTGGATCGTGTTGCGGGGGCTGAGCTTCTACGCGCATGCGGTCGGCACGGCCGCGTTCCCGGGGCTGGTGCTCGCCGATGGGCTCGGCTTCTCGCCGCTGCTCGGCGCGCTGGCCACGGCGGGCATCGTCGCGATCGGCGTCACCGCGCTCGCCAATCGCGGCCGGGCGGAGTACGACACCGCGACCGCGCTGGTCCTGGTCGGCGCGCTCGCGGCCGGCGTCATCCTGGCGTCCGACGTCTTCCACTCCCAAGGCAGCGTCGAGCGCCTGCTCTTCGGGAGCCTGCTGCTGATCGACTCCACCGACCAGATCGTCGCCGCCGTGGTCGGCGTCGCGGCCCTGGCGATCGGCGCGGTGCTCGGCCGGCGGTGGCTGGCCCACGGCTTCGACCGCGAGAGCGCGAAGGCGCTCGGCGCGCGCTCGCCGCTGCCGGACCTCCTGCTCCTCGCCCTCGTCGCGGCCTCGGCCGTCGCGGCGCTCGACGCCATCGGCGCGCTGCTCGCCACGGCGCTCCTCGTCGTCCCGGCCGCCACGACCCGCCTGCTCGTCGACCGCCTCCGCACCTGGCAGCTGACGACCGTCGCGCTGGTGGTCGCCGAGGGCGTCTTCGGCCTCTACCTGTCCGTCGAGACCAACGCGCCCCCAGGCGCGACGATCGCGGTCGTCGGCGGCGTCGTGTTCGCGATCACCGCTCTCGGGCGCGCAGCCGTCACCGCGCGCACCGCGCGCACCACCGCCGAAGCGACCGCGTGATCCTCAGCGCCGATCACCTCGCCGCCGGCTACGGCGGCCCGCCCGTCCTGCAGGACGTCACCTTCACCGCCCAGGCCGGCCAGCGCATCGCCGTCCTCGGGCCCAACGGCGGCGGCAAGACCACGCTCTTCCGCACCCTCCTCGGCGAGCTGCGCCCCAGCGCCGGCAGCCTCGTCCGCCCGCCGCGCGTCGGCGTGGTCCCCCAGACCGAGCGCTCACGCCTGGACTTCCCCGTGTCCGCCCTCGACGTCGCGCTGATGGGCACGCTCTCGACCCTCCCGTGGTGGAAGCGCCCGACCAAGGCCGACCGCCGCCGCGCGCGCCAGGCCCTCGCGGACGTCGGCCTCGCCGACCGCGCCGACCGCACCTTCGGCGACCTCAGCGGCGGTCAGCGCCAGCGCGTCCTCGTCGCCCGCGCGCTCGTCCAGGACGCCCCGGTCCTCCTGCTCGACGAGCCCTACGTCGGCCTCGACACGCCCAGCGTCGCCCTCCTGGACGACCTCCTCGACCGACTCGTACAACAAGGTCGCGCGCTCCTGATCGCCACCCACGACGTGGACCAGGCCCGCCGCTGGGAGCGCGTCCTCTGCCTCAACCGCCGCCAGATCGCGTTCGGCGAGCCGGCCGAGACGCTGACCCGCGAGACCCTCGAGCTGACCTACGGCGCCGAGATCGTCGACCTCCCCGGCGAGCGCTGCGTGCTGCCCGCCCACCACCACGACCACGCGTGATCGCGACCATCTGGCACAGCCTGGTCGAGCCCTGGCAGCAGGGCATCGACCGCCGCGCGCTGATCGAGGTCCTGCTGCTCGGCCTCACCGGCGGCGCGCTCGGGTGCTGGATCATCTTCTACAACCTGTCGTACTCCACCGAGTCGCTCGCGCACGCGCTCCTGCCCGGCCTCGTGCTCGCCGCGCTGACCGGCATCCCGCTGATCCTCGGCGGCGCCGCCGGCCTCGTCGTCGCCGCGCTGGCGATCGCGGCCGCCGCCCGGACCCCCGCGGTCGGCCGGGACACCGCGGTCGCAGTCGTGGTCACCGCGCTGCTCGGGCTCGGCGCGCTGCTCGCGCTCTCCCCCGACACGCCCGCCGGCCTCGGCGAGCTGCTCTTCGGCGACGTCCTCGGCGTGTCCGACACCGACCTCGCGCTCGCCGCGGCGCTCGCGGCCGCCGTGCTGATCGCCCTCGGCGCGCTCCACGGCCGCCTCCTGCTCGTCGGCTTCGACCGCCTCAACGCCCGCGCGCTCGGGGTCAACCCCACCACCATCGACGTCGCCCTGCTGCTGCTCGTCGCCGCCGCGCTGCTCGTGGCCGTCCAGGGCCTCGGCAACCTGCTCGTGGTCGCGGTCCTCGTCGGCCCCGCCGCCTGCGCCCGCGCGGTCACGCACCGCATGTCCACCATGATGGTGGTGGCGGCGGCGACCGCCGTCGTCGCCGGCTTCGGCGGCCTCTACCTGTCCTACTACGCGCGCACCGCGGCCGGCGCGTCGATCGCGGCCGTCATCTGCGGCGTCTACGCCCTGGCGCTGCTCACGCGGAGCATTCCGCGCACGAGCCATGGAGCACCACGTCGTGCTCCGCAACCGTGAACGTGACCTTCCGCGCCAGCCGCTGGATCGAGTCCTCCAGCTCGGGATCCTCGAACGGGATCACGATGCCGCACGCGTCGCACACCATGTGATGGTGATGGCCTTCTGACCGGTGCGCCTCGAAGCGCGCCAGCCCCTGGCCGACCTCGACGCGGGTGATGAGCTTCAGCGCCTCGAGCTCTTCGAGGATGCGGTAGATCGACGCCCGCGCGACCGGCCGCGCCCCGTCGCCGGCGGTGCCCAGCGTCTCCTCGATCTCGGCCGCCGACAGCGCGCAGCGCTGGTCGTCGAGCAGCGCGATCAGCGACGCCCGCGCGCCGCCACGCCGGTAGCCGGCCTCGGCCAGCGCGTCGGTGGCGCGCTCCGCCCAGCACGCGCCGTCGGCGCACCCATGATGGTGATCGTGTTGGCTGCCGATGGGAACCATTCCCGTAAAGGGTATCGCCGCGCTAGCATCGCGGCCATGTGCGCAGGGTGTGCGATGACCGCCATGGCGGGCGCGAGCGGCGTCCGCTCGTGGCTGCAGACCCGCGGCTGGAGCTGGCTGACGCCGGACCGCCTGCGGCGCACGACCGTCGCGGTCTTCGCGATCGCGACGGTCGTCTCCACGGTGGGGCTGGCCGGCTCGGGCTGAGCCGGCGCCCGGCCTACGTCGAGAGCTGGGACGCGACCTTCGACAGCGGCTCGGCCAGCGCGTCGACCAGCTGGCTCAGGCGCTTGCGCTCGGCCGGCGTGACCTTCTCGTAGGTCGGGTAGCTGTCGCCCTCCTTGAGCTGGGCCAGCCGCGCGTTGACGGCGTCGAAGCGCGCAGCGATCGTCGTCGCCAGCTCCGGGTCGCTCTTGCGCAGCGCCGGCGCGAGCAGCCCGAACGCGGTCTCCGAGCCCTCGACGTTGGCCTGGAAGTCGGAGAGGTCGGTGTGCGAATACCGATCCTCCTCACCCGTGATCTTGGAGGCCGAGACCTCGTCGAGCAGGCCGTTGGCGCCGTTGGCCAGCTCCTCGGGCTGGTAGGTCAGCCCGGTGGTCTTGGTCTGGAGCTGCTTGACGTCGGCCAGCAGCTTGTCGGCGATCGGGGTCAGGCCCTTCGTGGAGCTCTTGACCCACAGCCCCTGCTCGATCTTGTGGAAGCCCGTCCACGGCGTGCCCTTCGCGACGTCGTTGACGCGCGCGTCGATCTCGGGGTCCAGCGTGCCGAAGGACTCGGCGACCGGCTCGATCGTCTCGTACGGCGCACGGGCGGCGGCGAACTGGGCCTTGGCCTCCTCGACGTCGCCGGCCTTGACGGCTTCGACGAACTTCTGGGTGCGCTGCACCAGGATCTTGGACTGGTTGGTGACGTAGGACGCGTAGGACGCGGTCGCGGACTTCAGCAGCGGGTCGCCCGCGCCGGTGTCGGCCACGGCCTTGCCGCCGACCGTCAGCGCGCCGGTCGCCGCGGTCTTCCCGCCCGGGCACGACATGGAGTACTCGCCCGGCTTCAGGTTGACCGTGAACGACCCGGACAGGCCGGCGACCAGGTTCTCCTTCTCGCCCAGGATGCGCGAGCCGCTGAGCACCTCGAACTCGCTGACGCGCCCGGTCCCGCCGTTGGTGACCTTGAACTCGGTCGGCCCCGCGTTGAGCTTCATCGTCGCGGGCTCGCAGCCGGCGTCGGTCAGCTTGACCGCGACCTGCTTGGTGCCGGGCGCGCTGCTGGAGTCGTCCGACGACCCGCAGGCGGCGAGGAAAAGGGCGGCGGCGGTGACGACGACCGTCGCGACGGCGGTGCTCTTCATGCGGTGCTCCTTGGCGGGCTTCTTGCGCGCCGGAATCAAGATGTACGTGATGGCAGGGATGGCGTACGCGAGGTAGCCGATGACCTCGATGGTGGTCGGCTGCGGCTGCAGGCCGAGCATGCCCGTGAGCAATGCGGCGGTCCACGTGCCGGGGACGACGAGCCACGTCAGGTCGACGGCCTGGTCCTGGCCGAAGTTGATCCAGCCGGCCTCGTGGGCCGTGTGCAGCGTGCTGGCGACCAGGCCGGCCGCGACGAGCGCGAGCACGAGGCCGGTCAGCCGGAAGAAGCGGGCGTAGTTGAGCTTGACGCCGCCGCGGTAGATCGCGAAGCCGATGACGACCGCGGTGAGGATGCCGAGGATCGCGCCGATGCCGGCGGTGCCCGCGTTGTCGCTGTTCTGAAAGACGGCGACGAGGAAGACCGCGGTCTCCAGGCCCTCGCGGAAGACCGCGAAGAACGCCATGCCGATGAGCGCGCCGACCGAGCCCTGCTTGAGCGCGGACGCCGTGTTGGCGCGCAGCTCGGCGCTGAGCCCCGCCGCGTTGCGGCGCATCCACACCAACATGAACGTGACGATGCCCACGGCGACCGCGCCGACGACCGTCTCCAGGCCCTCCTGCTGCTTCTGCGGGAGCTCCTGGTTGACGACCTCGAGCAGGATCCCGACCGCGAGGCAGATCGTGGCGGCGGCCACGACGCCGGCCCAGACCCAGCGCAGCGCGTCGGTCCGGCCCTCCTGGCGGAGGAACGTGGCGATGATCGAGACGATGAGCGCGGCCTCTACGCCTTCGCGCAGGCCGATCACGAACGTCGGAAGCATGCGCGCATCTTAGGCGTCCCTAAGCGAAGATGTCGGGTTCCCTAATTCGGGTGCCCGAAACCTGGCGCTTTCGCGCGCCGGGTACGGTCGCCTGATCATGGCGAAGATCCACCGGCACGAGCTCGGCCTGACCTGGGTGATGGACGACGCGATGGAGCGCGGCTCCCACGCGCTGGTCGCCGACGACGGGCGCGTCTGGCTCGTCGACCCCGTGCGCGAGGACGAGGCGCTGGCGGCGGCCGCGGCGCTGGGCGCGACCGCCGGGGTGCTCCAGCTCCTGGACCGCCACAACCGCGACTGCGCGGCCCTCGCCGGCGAGCTCGGGGTGCGCCACTACACGGTCCCGGACGTGCTGACCGGCGGGGACGGCTTCCCGTTCGAGGTCCGGCGCGTGGTCTGGAACCCGCTGTGGAAGGAGGCCGCGCTGTGGTGGCCGCAGCGGCGCGCGCTGGTCGTCGCCGAGGCGCTGGGGACCAACGCGGCGTTCGCGGTCGGCGACGGGCCGGTCGGCATCCACCCGCTGCGGCGGCTGCTGCCGCCGGGCATGGTGAAGGGGCTGGGCGCCGAGCACCTGCTCGTCGGGCACGGCGCCCCGCTGCACGGCCCGGACGTCGGGGCGAGCGTCGATCGGGCGATCGCCCGGTCGCGCCACGACATCCCGAAGCTGGTGACCAAGATCCCGACGCTGATCCGCGCGGCGCGCTGACGTCTTCCAACGAGACAGTCGCCGTCGACTGTCTCAATCGTGGCGTATGCTCGGCGCTGCCCGCCCCGAGCCCGAGGAGCCCCATGTCCGCTGAGCCCGTCCTGTCCCCCGTCCTGGACGCCTTCCGCCTCGACGGCAAGGTCGCCGTCGTGACCGGCGCGTCGTCCGGCCTCGGCGTCGCCTTCGCGCAGGCGCTGGCCGAGGCCGGCGCCGACGTCGCGCTCGGCGCGCGCCGCGTCGACCGCCTCGAAGACACCAAGGGGCTCGTCGAGGCCGCCGGGCGCCGCGCGATCGCCGTCGCGACCGACGTCACCCGGCCCGAGGACTGCACCGGCCTGGTCGAGGCCGCGATGGCCGCGTTCGGCCGCGTCGACATCCTGGTCAACAACGCCGGCGTCGGGACCGCGGTCCCGGCGACGCGCGAGACGCCCGAGCAGTTCCGCCAGGTCATCGACATCAACTTGAACGGCTGCTATTGGATGGCGCAGGCCGCGGGCCGGATCATGCAGCCGGGCAGCAGCATCATCAACATCTCGTCGGTGCTCGGCATCACGACCGCCGGGCTGCCGCAGGCCGCCTACGCGGCGTCCAAGGCCGGCCTGATCGGGCTCACGCGCGACCTCGCGCAGCAGTGGACGGGCCGCAAGGGGATCCGCGTCAACGCGCTCGCGCCCGGCTTCTTCGCCAGCGAGATGACCGAGCAGTACCCGGACGACTACCTCAAGATGATGGAGTACCGGATCCTGGCGGGCCGGACCGGCGACCCGCGCGAGCTGGCGGCGGCCGTCGTCTTCCTCGCCTCGCCCGGCGCCGGGTACATCACCGGCCAGACGCTGCCCGTCGACGGTGGCCTGACCATCACGTGAGCCGCACCGCCGCGGCGACGCGCGAGGACGTGGTCCTGGCCGCCGCGCGGCGGTTCGGGCGCGGCGAGCGCATCGACGTCGCGGCCGTCGTCGCGGACACCGGCGTGGCGCGCGCGACCGCGCACCGTTGGTTCGGCACGCGCGAGGGGCTGATCGGCGAGGCGATCGTGCGCGCGTCCGAGCCGGTGTTCGCCGAGGCGCGCGAGCGGGCCGCGACCGACGGGCTCGTCGCCGCCTTCGACGGCGTGGTGCGCCGGCTGGCCGCCGAGGAGGGGCTGCGCCGCTTCCTGGAGACCGAGCGCGAGGCGGCGCTGCGGATCCTGACCTCCAGCGGCGGGATCGTGCAGCCGGCGTGGGTCGCCCGGACCCAGGCGCTGCTCGAGGACGAGGCGGCGGCGGGGCGCTTCCACCCCAGCGTCGACCCGCCGACGTTGTCCTACGCCATCGTCCGGCTCGTCGAGGCGTTCCTGTACAACGACGCCGCGGCCGGCCTGCGCGGCGACGCCGACCGCCTCCGGGTCGTGCTGGCCGCGCTGCTCGGCCCGCCCTCGACGTCCTAGCGTCCTGATTCGTTGATTCGGCCGCAGCGTACGGGGACTGCCGTCGAATCAATGAATCAGGGCGCTAGAGGGTCGGGACCCAGCCCGCCGGGAACGCGCCCGCCGGGACGAGGCCCGGACGGTCGTCGAACCACTTGCGCGCGACCTGCCCGGCGGGCCGCGACTCGATCAGCCGGCGCACGTCGCCGACCGTCAGCAGGACGCTGAGCGTCGCGCCGATCTGGAGGTCCGCCGCGTTGGGCGCGTCCCCCGCGACGATGCCGTCCGACACATAGGCATCAACCTGGTCGAGCTTGGCCGGGAGGCCGGCGAGGTCCTCGGCGAGGCGCACGGCGGTGATGTTGTGGTACTTCCACGAGCCGCGGACGTAGCGCATGGCGAAGTCCGTGCCGGGCGGGTCGAGCGGGTCGCCGCCCGCGAAGGTGCCCATCGCCTCGGGGCGGAAGTGGAGCGCGCCCCAAGGCAGCCGGCGGCCGAGGTCCTGCAGCTCGTCGTCGCCCCACCGCGCCGCGGCGCGGATCGCCTCGGCCCGCTCGGCCGGGTACAGCGACGGCTCGGGCGCGAGCTGCTCCAGGCGCTCGAGGATCGCGTTGGAGCCGTGGACCGGCTCGTCGTCGACGAGCATCCCGGGCACCGTGCGGCGCCCGGCGCCGTAGAGCTCCTCCATCTGGTCGGGATGCGGCCCGGCCTGCAGCTCGACCTTCTCGTAGTCCAACCCCTTCAGCTTGAGCGCGGCCTCGACCGCCACGCACGGGTGCGACGGTGGCAGGACGTGGAAGACGAGACGCGGCTGCGTGACGGACATCGGCGCATCCTACGGACGGGAACCGTCAGAGCAGCGCCATGTCGGGGTCGTGCAGCAGGAAGCCGGCGGCGTCCAGGATCCCGCGGTCGTCGAGCCGCGTGAGGCGATCGGTCGGCTCGCGGTCGCCGCAGTCCCAGGCCGCCACGCTGGCGGTGTCGGCCAGCGGCTGCAGGCCGGCCTCGGCGGGCGCGTCGAGCGCCTGGCGGAACCACGCCAGGTCGTCGGAGATCCGGCGCGGTCGCTCGGCGGTCGTCGCCTCCGCGTCCGCGTCCCAGGGATCCTCGCCGCTGCGGCGCTCGGGCACGCCGGGCGGGCGCGTCAGCGCGACGCCGAGGGCGCCCATCCAGTCGGGGCGTGGTCGGACCAGCTCAAGAATCGCCATGGGTGAGTGCTGCCCGTTACGACGCAATTCTGAGCGTCACGCGGCGCGCAGGGGCGAGCGCTGGCTCAAGCGACAGCGTCGAACGGTGGGTCGCCGAGGATCTCGACGCCGTTGAGGAACGCGGTCTGCTGGAGCGCGATCGCGGCGGCCGGGTGCGGCTCGGCGGTGGGCGGCGGCGGCAGCTCGCGCTGCGGCGCGGGGACGGAGAGCGCGCGGAAGTAGCGCTCCTGGCCGGCGGGGATGCCGAAGATGATGAGCTTGGTGGCCTCGATGGCCAGCAGCGCGTGCGGGAGCTCGCGCGGGATGAAGACGACACCGCCGGCGCCGACGGTCTGCTCGGCGCCGTCGAGGTGGACGGTGAGCGCGCCGGAGAGGACGTACAGCGTCTCGTCGTCGTAGGGCTGGCGGTGCAGCGGGGTCATCGCCCCGGCGGGCATCGCGACTTCGACGAGCGAGACGCGGTCGCCGGTCTGCGCGCCGGTGAGGCGCAGGTCGACGAGGCGGTCGCGGTACCAGCGCAGCTCGCCGTCGCCGGGGAGCGCGACGGTGGGCTCGGCCACGGAGGGCGCGGGCGAGGTCGGGGAGGGAGCGGGCATGACGGCAAGCGTGCCGATCGGCGCTTGCCGGACGCTTGCCGCGCCCCCTCACGGCCGGCGCCGTCGCTTGCCGCGCGCCGGCCAGCCCGCGCGAAAGCCCTGGAAATCTGACTAAACGGCCATGCCGGCGAGCACGCGTCGCTGGAGGCCCGTCGTGTCGGCGTCGGGCTCCAGGCCGGCGCCTTCGACGAGCAGCCGGCGGCACTCGAGGTACTGGCGCAGCGCGAGCGAGCGCCGGCCGGTCCGGGCGTGCGCGCAGATCAGCATGCGGTGCGCGCCCTCGTCGAGCGGGTCGAGCGCGACGAGCCGGCGGGCGACGGCGGCGACCGCGAGCTCGTCGCCGGCGGCGCGGTGCTCGTCGGCGAGGGCGACGAGCACGCGGTGCAGCAGCGCGGTCAGCTCCTCGCGCCAGGCCGCGGCCCAGTCGGCGTACTCCTCCTCGGGCAGCGGCATCCCGGTCCACAGCCCGACCGCGGCCTCCAGCGCGCCGCGGCGCGCCGGGCCGATCGTCGCCAGCGCGTCGGTCGCCACCGCCGCGAAGCGCTCGGCGTCGACGAGGTCGCGCTCGTCGAGCTCCAGCACGTAGGCGCGGTCGCCGGACCGGATCGCGGACGCCGCGACGCCCGGCGGGTCGACGACCTGCCGCGCGCGCGACACCGCGACCTGCAACGCGCTGCGCGCCTTGTCGGCGGGTCGGTCGGGCCACAGCGCCTCGAGGATCCGCTCCTCCGGG contains:
- a CDS encoding cupin domain-containing protein, with amino-acid sequence MPAPSPTSPAPSVAEPTVALPGDGELRWYRDRLVDLRLTGAQTGDRVSLVEVAMPAGAMTPLHRQPYDDETLYVLSGALTVHLDGAEQTVGAGGVVFIPRELPHALLAIEATKLIIFGIPAGQERYFRALSVPAPQRELPPPPTAEPHPAAAIALQQTAFLNGVEILGDPPFDAVA